A genomic region of Methanosarcina thermophila TM-1 contains the following coding sequences:
- a CDS encoding LysE family transporter, with translation MINIEILKALLLGFSVGLTGALVPGPMLFATIETSLKKGWFTGPKVVFGHIIVEAVIYLMILSGAASLVDSGVISSIFLIGGLSLLVFGFLTIKDARAADISAQISQGSPGSKLTSNPVLIGVVTSVSNPYFWIWWLTASSALILKEYELGVISAIAYMLGHWTADLSWFTIVSGSFSRGKNLLSQKVHRYILYTCGIFLAIFGFYFMLNYNNSIKLA, from the coding sequence ATGATAAATATTGAAATTTTGAAAGCTTTGCTTTTAGGATTCTCTGTAGGACTTACAGGCGCACTCGTTCCAGGCCCTATGCTTTTTGCAACTATAGAAACCTCTTTGAAAAAAGGCTGGTTTACAGGTCCTAAAGTCGTATTCGGGCATATAATTGTAGAAGCAGTGATATATCTCATGATTCTCTCTGGGGCTGCTTCACTCGTAGACAGCGGCGTAATTTCTTCAATTTTTCTTATAGGAGGGCTTTCACTTCTGGTCTTCGGGTTTCTCACCATAAAGGACGCCAGAGCCGCGGATATTTCTGCACAGATCTCTCAGGGTTCGCCAGGCTCGAAATTGACTTCCAATCCCGTCCTGATAGGCGTGGTTACTTCAGTATCCAACCCTTATTTCTGGATTTGGTGGCTGACTGCGAGCAGTGCCCTTATACTTAAGGAATATGAGCTGGGAGTTATATCTGCAATAGCTTACATGCTCGGGCACTGGACAGCAGATCTGAGCTGGTTTACTATCGTATCTGGATCGTTCAGCCGTGGGAAAAACCTGCTCTCCCAAAAAGTGCACAGGTATATTCTCTATACCTGCGGGATATTTCTGGCTATTTTCGGGTTTTATTTTATGCTTAACTATAATAATTCAATTAAGCTTGCCTGA
- a CDS encoding class I SAM-dependent methyltransferase — translation MRRQCIKVPKKKGESTRRILLKLEILDSSVKIGADETFLYLPLTREPTPDELRSFPKEAELNECDFQIQKKKPVPEDLLGFSPAYEVIGDIALLEDPDLDTQKASRIADALLRTHPNVKTVLKPLTPVIGEFRVRDFEVVAGEPRTETIHREYGCRYKVDLARVYFTPRLSTERSRVLSWVKEGDIVVDMFSGVGPYSILIAKKKKPSKVLAIDKNPDAVRYLRENIILNSVKNIEAIEGDAREEAKRFAGAADHVIMNLPHKAFEFLDSAVLLTKPGGIIHYYGITPENDLFESSIELIRAAAEKAGRKIEILDKRVVRSYAPHQYNICMEARII, via the coding sequence ATGAGAAGGCAGTGCATAAAAGTTCCTAAAAAGAAAGGAGAATCAACAAGAAGAATTCTCCTTAAGCTTGAGATTCTTGACAGTTCCGTAAAAATAGGCGCAGATGAGACGTTTCTTTATCTTCCTCTGACCAGAGAGCCTACTCCTGACGAACTGAGGAGTTTCCCTAAAGAAGCTGAGCTTAATGAATGTGATTTCCAAATTCAGAAAAAAAAGCCTGTTCCTGAAGATCTGCTTGGTTTCAGCCCAGCCTATGAGGTTATAGGAGATATTGCCCTTCTGGAAGATCCTGATCTTGATACCCAGAAAGCCTCAAGAATTGCTGACGCCTTACTCCGGACGCATCCAAATGTAAAAACTGTACTTAAGCCTCTTACACCTGTAATTGGGGAATTCCGGGTCAGGGATTTTGAGGTTGTTGCAGGCGAGCCCAGAACCGAAACAATTCACAGGGAATACGGCTGTCGATATAAGGTTGACCTTGCGCGAGTTTATTTTACTCCCCGCCTTTCGACTGAACGCTCAAGAGTTCTCTCCTGGGTTAAAGAAGGCGATATCGTTGTTGATATGTTTTCAGGCGTAGGTCCTTACAGCATTCTGATTGCGAAAAAGAAAAAGCCTTCAAAAGTCCTGGCAATCGATAAAAACCCGGACGCTGTACGGTATCTCAGGGAAAATATAATTCTTAATTCTGTGAAAAACATCGAAGCAATCGAAGGTGATGCCAGGGAAGAAGCAAAGAGGTTTGCAGGCGCTGCTGACCATGTGATTATGAATCTCCCTCATAAAGCTTTTGAATTTCTGGATTCTGCGGTGCTCTTGACAAAGCCCGGCGGAATAATTCATTATTACGGAATAACCCCTGAGAACGACCTTTTCGAAAGCTCTATTGAACTAATAAGGGCGGCTGCGGAAAAAGCAGGAAGGAAAATTGAAATTCTGGATAAAAGAGTAGTTCGCTCTTATGCCCCTCACCAGTACAATATCTGCATGGAAGCCAGGATTATTTAA
- a CDS encoding transcription initiation factor IIB produces the protein MVEIERVRYSDTLEREKIRAMIKARKEKQKEQSFETEKAVCPECGSRNLVHDYERAELVCGDCGLVIDADFVDEGPEWRAFDHDQRMKRSRVGAPMTYTIHDKGLSTMIDWRNRDSYGKSISSKNRAQLYRLRKWQRRIRVSNATERNLAFALSELDRMASALGLPRTVRETAAVVYRKAVDKNLIRGRSIEGVAAAALYAACRQCSVPRTLDEIEEVSRVSRKEIGRTYRFISRELALKLMPTSPIDYVPRFCSGLNLKGEVQSKSVEILRQASEKELTSGRGPTGVAAAAIYIASILCGERRTQREVADVAGVTEVTIRNRYKELAEELDIEIIL, from the coding sequence ATGGTAGAAATCGAAAGGGTTCGCTATTCGGACACTCTTGAAAGGGAAAAAATACGTGCCATGATCAAAGCTCGCAAAGAGAAGCAAAAAGAGCAAAGTTTTGAGACGGAAAAGGCAGTGTGTCCAGAATGCGGTAGCAGAAACCTCGTTCACGACTACGAGCGTGCCGAGCTTGTGTGTGGGGACTGCGGACTTGTCATTGATGCCGATTTTGTAGATGAGGGCCCAGAATGGCGAGCTTTCGATCATGATCAGCGTATGAAGCGTTCCCGTGTGGGTGCGCCAATGACATACACAATCCACGACAAAGGGCTTTCCACAATGATTGACTGGAGAAACCGTGATTCCTACGGGAAGTCAATTTCTTCCAAAAACCGTGCTCAGCTCTATCGTTTAAGAAAATGGCAGCGTAGAATCCGCGTAAGTAACGCAACTGAAAGAAACCTCGCATTTGCACTATCCGAACTGGACAGAATGGCTTCTGCCCTTGGTCTCCCTAGAACGGTCAGGGAAACTGCAGCAGTCGTCTACAGAAAAGCTGTGGATAAAAATCTTATCCGTGGAAGAAGCATTGAGGGTGTCGCCGCAGCTGCCCTTTATGCTGCCTGCCGTCAGTGCAGCGTTCCAAGAACCCTTGATGAGATCGAAGAGGTATCCAGGGTCAGCCGGAAAGAGATCGGAAGAACTTACCGCTTTATTTCCAGAGAATTGGCACTGAAACTTATGCCTACCTCACCAATTGATTATGTCCCAAGGTTCTGTTCTGGCCTTAACCTTAAAGGAGAAGTCCAGTCCAAGAGCGTTGAGATCCTGAGGCAGGCTTCCGAGAAGGAACTCACAAGTGGAAGGGGTCCCACAGGAGTTGCTGCAGCTGCAATCTATATTGCATCCATTCTCTGCGGTGAACGCAGAACCCAGCGTGAAGTTGCAGATGTAGCCGGCGTAACAGAAGTTACCATCCGAAACAGGTACAAAGAACTTGCAGAAGAACTGGATATTGAAATTATCCTCTAA
- a CDS encoding polyprenyl synthetase family protein has protein sequence MTLIDEIKKRSVHVDDAINELLPVAPPEELYKASRYLVDAGGKRLRPAVLILAAEAVGSDLKSVLPAAVAVELVHNFTLIHDDIMDRDDIRRGRPAVHKIWGEAGAILAGDTLYSKAFEILSKVENEPVRILKCMDILSKTCTEICEGQWLDMDFERREKVSKAEYIEMVEKKTSVLYAAAAKIGALLGGASDEVAEALSEYGRLIGIGFQMYDDVLDMVAPEEVLGKVRGSDLMEGKHTLIIIDAFEKGVKLDIFGKGEATQEETDEAVRILTECGSIDYVKNLAISYINEGKAKLDVLQDCPEKDLLLQIADYMITRKY, from the coding sequence ATGACGCTGATTGATGAGATTAAAAAAAGAAGTGTCCATGTTGATGACGCGATTAATGAACTGTTGCCGGTAGCCCCCCCCGAGGAGTTGTATAAAGCTTCTCGCTACCTGGTAGATGCGGGAGGAAAACGCCTCCGTCCCGCAGTTCTTATTCTGGCAGCCGAAGCTGTAGGCTCAGATCTAAAATCGGTGCTGCCTGCAGCAGTAGCCGTGGAGCTTGTACATAATTTCACTCTGATCCATGATGATATAATGGATAGAGATGATATTCGCAGAGGGAGACCCGCAGTCCATAAAATATGGGGCGAAGCCGGGGCAATTCTTGCGGGCGACACGCTTTATTCCAAAGCTTTTGAGATCCTCTCAAAAGTCGAGAATGAACCTGTAAGGATTTTAAAATGCATGGATATCCTCTCAAAGACCTGTACTGAAATCTGCGAAGGGCAGTGGCTTGATATGGACTTTGAGAGAAGAGAGAAGGTTTCTAAAGCCGAATACATTGAGATGGTGGAAAAGAAAACCTCGGTTCTCTATGCCGCTGCAGCCAAGATCGGAGCCCTTCTTGGAGGAGCCTCTGATGAAGTCGCTGAGGCTTTATCCGAATATGGACGCCTTATAGGAATTGGCTTCCAGATGTATGACGATGTTCTGGATATGGTCGCCCCCGAGGAAGTTCTTGGGAAAGTAAGAGGTAGCGACCTTATGGAAGGAAAGCACACTCTTATCATAATCGACGCTTTCGAGAAAGGTGTGAAACTGGACATTTTCGGGAAAGGGGAAGCAACTCAGGAAGAAACCGACGAGGCTGTCCGTATCTTAACAGAGTGTGGATCAATTGATTATGTGAAGAATCTTGCAATTTCATATATCAACGAAGGCAAAGCAAAGCTGGACGTTCTGCAGGACTGCCCAGAAAAAGATCTGCTCCTTCAGATCGCCGATTATATGATCACAAGAAAATATTGA
- a CDS encoding RNase J family beta-CASP ribonuclease, translated as MTEIGIVAVGGYNEMGRNMTAVIIGEDIVILDMGLRLDRVQIHEDVEIDKMHSLELIEMGAIPDDTIMKEISGTVRAIVCTHGHLDHIGAIPKLAHRYNAPIISTPYTAALIKQQIEAERKFEVCNRVIPLNAGGTYQVTEDIAVEFINIQHSIIDCVLAVVHTPVGAILYACDFKLDRTPTMGAAPDFGRLKALGKEGVIAMIVESTNAGRSGKTPSEQIAKDMVRDVLLGTEESEVGMIITTFASHIPRLKAIIEAAGEMGRTPVLMGRSMERYVGAARDLGYLELPSNVEMYGQRKDIDRAFKRIIQEGKNKYLPIVTGHQGEPGSILVRVANGETPYTIEPGDRVIFSANVIPSPMTQANRYALETKLKMRGARIYDNVHVSGHAYKEDHWELLRMINPEHVIPAHGDMEMHGHYIEMAEDAGYILGDTVHLLRNGEVLYIEE; from the coding sequence ATGACTGAAATAGGAATTGTTGCAGTCGGCGGTTACAATGAAATGGGCCGTAATATGACTGCAGTTATTATAGGTGAAGACATTGTCATTCTGGACATGGGGCTCAGGCTCGATAGGGTTCAGATCCATGAAGATGTCGAAATTGACAAAATGCATTCTCTTGAACTTATCGAGATGGGGGCAATCCCTGATGATACCATTATGAAAGAAATTAGTGGAACTGTCCGGGCAATTGTCTGTACTCACGGGCACCTTGATCACATAGGGGCAATCCCGAAACTTGCCCATAGGTATAACGCTCCAATTATCTCCACACCATATACAGCAGCCCTTATCAAACAACAGATCGAGGCTGAGCGCAAGTTTGAGGTTTGCAACAGGGTTATTCCTTTGAATGCAGGCGGGACTTACCAGGTTACGGAAGATATTGCTGTCGAATTCATTAACATTCAGCACAGCATCATTGACTGTGTACTTGCAGTGGTTCATACTCCAGTTGGAGCAATCCTGTACGCTTGCGACTTTAAGCTGGATAGGACTCCTACAATGGGCGCAGCTCCGGATTTCGGGCGCCTCAAAGCCCTCGGAAAGGAAGGGGTTATCGCAATGATTGTTGAGAGCACGAACGCCGGGCGCTCAGGAAAGACTCCTTCCGAACAGATTGCAAAAGATATGGTAAGGGATGTGTTGCTCGGAACTGAAGAGTCCGAAGTCGGGATGATCATTACAACCTTTGCCTCCCACATACCCAGGCTAAAAGCAATTATTGAGGCAGCCGGAGAAATGGGCAGGACTCCTGTACTTATGGGCCGCTCAATGGAACGCTATGTGGGAGCTGCGAGAGATCTAGGTTATCTGGAATTGCCTTCCAATGTCGAGATGTATGGTCAGCGTAAAGATATCGATCGGGCTTTCAAACGTATTATCCAGGAAGGAAAGAACAAGTATCTCCCAATCGTCACCGGACACCAAGGCGAACCAGGTTCCATACTTGTACGTGTCGCGAATGGAGAAACCCCTTATACAATTGAACCGGGAGACAGGGTTATTTTCTCTGCAAATGTAATCCCGAGTCCCATGACTCAGGCTAACCGCTATGCTCTTGAAACCAAGCTCAAGATGAGGGGCGCCAGGATCTATGACAATGTGCACGTCTCAGGACATGCATATAAAGAAGACCACTGGGAACTTCTGCGCATGATAAATCCTGAACATGTAATCCCTGCTCATGGGGATATGGAAATGCACGGGCATTACATCGAGATGGCGGAAGACGCCGGGTATATACTCGGAGATACAGTACACCTTCTCAGAAACGGCGAAGTGTTATATATAGAAGAATAA
- the fni gene encoding type 2 isopentenyl-diphosphate Delta-isomerase, producing the protein MINTTSKRKIEHLKLCAESPVESRKVSAGFEDVTLIHRALPELDMDKLDLSTNLLGKRLQAPFLIASITGGHPDTIPVNAALAAAAEELGVGIGVGSQRAAIDDPAQEESFRIVREKAPNTFVYGNVGAAQIREYGVEGVEKLVEMVDADALAIHLNFLQEAIQPEGDRDATGCLDMIKEICSVLSKPVIIKETGAGISREDAILLQKAGVSAIDVGGAGGTSWAGVEVYRARESGDSASEHLGELFWDFGIPTVASIIESRVSLPIIATGGIRTGLDIAKSIALGASAASAALPFVGPALEGKNSVVRVLSRMLDEFRVAMFLCGCASIEDLRKAPVVITGWTLEYLSQRGFNVKDYAVAGDAF; encoded by the coding sequence ATGATCAACACGACCTCAAAGCGAAAGATCGAACACCTGAAATTATGTGCTGAAAGCCCGGTTGAATCCCGAAAAGTCAGTGCGGGCTTTGAGGATGTGACCCTGATCCACAGGGCGCTTCCGGAACTCGATATGGATAAACTTGACCTGTCTACAAACCTTCTGGGGAAGCGCCTGCAAGCTCCCTTTCTAATTGCTTCGATCACTGGAGGACATCCAGATACTATTCCTGTAAACGCCGCCCTTGCCGCTGCAGCCGAAGAGCTGGGAGTAGGAATAGGAGTTGGCAGCCAGAGGGCTGCAATTGATGACCCTGCGCAGGAAGAATCTTTCAGGATTGTCAGGGAAAAAGCTCCCAATACCTTCGTGTATGGGAATGTGGGCGCTGCCCAGATTCGCGAGTATGGAGTTGAAGGAGTTGAAAAACTCGTAGAGATGGTTGATGCCGATGCCCTTGCCATCCACTTGAACTTCTTACAGGAAGCCATCCAGCCAGAGGGGGACAGAGATGCAACTGGCTGTCTCGATATGATAAAAGAGATCTGCTCTGTACTTAGCAAGCCAGTAATCATTAAGGAAACAGGAGCAGGAATCTCAAGGGAGGATGCCATTCTCCTTCAAAAGGCAGGCGTATCCGCAATTGATGTAGGAGGCGCAGGAGGTACGAGCTGGGCGGGCGTTGAGGTCTACAGGGCAAGGGAAAGTGGAGATTCAGCTTCGGAACATCTTGGGGAACTTTTCTGGGACTTCGGGATTCCTACAGTTGCCAGCATTATAGAATCCAGGGTCTCCTTGCCAATTATTGCAACAGGCGGGATCAGAACGGGATTAGATATCGCTAAGTCTATTGCTCTCGGAGCCAGTGCGGCAAGTGCTGCCCTGCCTTTTGTGGGACCTGCCCTTGAAGGAAAAAATTCAGTTGTCAGGGTTCTTTCCCGCATGCTGGATGAATTCAGGGTTGCAATGTTTCTCTGCGGTTGTGCAAGCATAGAGGATCTGCGTAAGGCACCTGTGGTTATTACCGGCTGGACCCTTGAGTATTTGAGTCAACGCGGCTTTAATGTAAAAGACTATGCTGTGGCAGGAGATGCATTTTAA
- a CDS encoding mevalonate kinase: protein MVSCSAPGKIYLFGEHAVVYGETAIGCAVELRTRVRAELHNSIIIQSEIGQTGIDFEKHPYISAAIEKIREIRPIDGVFLEVDSDIPVGSGLSSSAAVTIASLGALNELFGCGLSLEEIAKMGHEIEVQVQGAASPTDTYVSTFGGVVSINDRRKLRTPDCGIVVGNTGVFASTKELVANVRKLRESYPNVVEPLMAVIGRTSRIAEPFFQTGDYPSIGKLMNVNQGLLDALGVNTYELSNLIYAARKAGAFGAKLTGGGGGGCMVALTAPDKCRQVAEAIENAGGKAIITKPTEQGLKLE, encoded by the coding sequence ATGGTTTCATGTTCTGCCCCCGGGAAAATCTATCTATTCGGAGAACATGCGGTTGTTTATGGTGAAACCGCAATAGGATGTGCAGTTGAATTAAGAACTCGTGTGCGAGCGGAACTGCACAACTCTATAATAATTCAATCGGAGATTGGCCAAACAGGGATTGATTTTGAGAAGCATCCTTATATCTCCGCAGCTATTGAAAAAATTAGGGAAATCCGACCAATAGATGGGGTTTTTTTGGAAGTCGATTCTGATATTCCTGTGGGTTCAGGACTCAGTTCATCTGCTGCTGTTACAATTGCAAGTCTAGGTGCTCTCAATGAACTGTTTGGCTGCGGTCTCTCTCTCGAAGAAATTGCTAAAATGGGGCATGAAATCGAAGTCCAGGTACAAGGAGCTGCAAGTCCTACAGATACCTATGTCTCTACATTTGGAGGAGTTGTGAGCATTAACGACAGGAGGAAGTTGAGGACTCCTGATTGCGGGATTGTTGTAGGGAATACAGGTGTTTTCGCTTCCACAAAAGAGCTTGTAGCGAATGTTAGAAAGCTCCGTGAAAGTTATCCTAACGTTGTAGAGCCTCTCATGGCTGTTATTGGAAGAACTTCCAGGATCGCAGAACCCTTTTTTCAGACAGGAGATTACCCTTCAATTGGCAAGCTTATGAATGTGAACCAGGGTCTTCTGGATGCTCTTGGAGTAAATACTTATGAACTCTCTAACCTAATTTACGCCGCCCGGAAAGCTGGAGCTTTCGGAGCAAAGCTTACAGGAGGTGGAGGTGGGGGATGTATGGTTGCCCTTACAGCACCTGACAAATGTAGACAGGTTGCTGAAGCCATTGAAAACGCAGGGGGTAAAGCAATAATAACAAAACCCACGGAGCAGGGCTTAAAGTTAGAATGA
- a CDS encoding isopentenyl phosphate kinase, translating into MKVSTEPVILKLGGSVITDKAADQGIVREADLLRIAKEVSEYRGKMIIVHGAGSFGHTYAKKYGLDMGFDPEGVIITHESVKKLASRVVDALNEYGVRAIAVHPMGCTVCRNGRIESMYLDNIKLMLEKGFVPVLHGDMVMDLELGACVLSGDQIVAYLAKELRITRLGLGSAEDGVLDNNGKPILEITPETFETFKHHIRGSGSTDVTGGMLGKVQELLELSKTSCITSYIFNAGKGNNTYRFLNGESIGTKISPDKRVEV; encoded by the coding sequence ATGAAGGTTTCAACAGAACCTGTTATCCTGAAACTTGGGGGCAGCGTCATCACAGACAAAGCTGCAGATCAAGGGATTGTAAGAGAAGCTGACCTCCTTAGGATTGCAAAGGAAGTTTCAGAATACCGGGGAAAAATGATTATTGTGCATGGTGCAGGTTCCTTTGGGCATACTTACGCCAAGAAATATGGACTTGATATGGGGTTTGATCCTGAAGGAGTTATTATAACACATGAGTCTGTCAAAAAACTTGCATCCAGAGTGGTAGATGCTCTGAACGAGTATGGAGTCCGTGCTATAGCTGTACACCCTATGGGCTGTACGGTTTGCAGGAATGGGAGGATCGAGAGCATGTACCTTGACAATATAAAACTCATGCTTGAGAAAGGTTTTGTCCCGGTGCTGCATGGGGATATGGTTATGGATCTCGAACTCGGGGCGTGCGTGCTCTCAGGAGACCAAATAGTTGCCTATCTTGCAAAAGAACTCAGGATTACCCGGCTCGGGCTTGGCTCTGCCGAGGATGGGGTGCTTGATAATAATGGAAAACCCATACTTGAGATCACCCCTGAGACCTTTGAGACTTTCAAGCATCACATAAGAGGTTCGGGAAGTACTGATGTTACAGGCGGAATGCTTGGGAAGGTACAGGAACTCCTGGAACTTAGCAAAACGTCTTGTATTACATCATATATATTTAATGCCGGAAAAGGAAATAACACATATAGGTTCTTGAATGGGGAATCCATAGGAACCAAAATCAGTCCGGATAAAAGGGTAGAAGTATGA
- a CDS encoding Gar1/Naf1 family protein: protein MKRLGKVLHRSGVKNLIVRGDEIKPENVSGSLPKLNSIVVDKSLNRIGTIVNVFGPVHHPYFLVKGFKRTPDSEIRALVNERVYIR from the coding sequence ATGAAACGACTCGGTAAAGTGCTGCACAGGTCAGGTGTTAAAAACCTGATAGTTAGAGGGGATGAGATAAAACCCGAGAATGTATCAGGCAGTCTTCCTAAATTAAATTCAATCGTTGTAGATAAATCCCTGAATCGGATTGGTACAATTGTCAATGTTTTCGGACCTGTACACCATCCATATTTTTTAGTGAAGGGCTTTAAACGAACTCCTGATTCAGAAATTCGGGCTCTCGTTAATGAAAGAGTCTATATTCGGTGA
- the ppdK gene encoding pyruvate, phosphate dikinase has translation MSKFVYFFGKDVTDGNGSMKDLLGGKGAGLAEMANLGVPVPPGFTITTEVCVLYLKEKKYPDEVLKQIDEAIDKLETLNNKKLGDPEDPLLVSVRSGARVSMPGMMDTVLNLGLTDKSVIGLANKVNDERFAYDCYRRFISMFGDVVLGVDFSKFESLIEDKKKELKVESDTDLDAKALKELAERFKEVIRLEKGFEFPQDPRVQLQMAINAVFESWNNPRAITYRKLNGIDDSWGTAVNVQTMVYGNRGNTSGTGVAFTRNPSTGEKKFFGEYLINAQGEDVVAGIRTPDFIDTLGDKIPEAYNQLVDICQKLEAHFKDMQDIEFTIQEGKLYMLQTRTGKRTAAAAVKIAKDMVEEGLIDKETAITRVKAEHIDLLLHPRIDPNAKLEVVARGLPASPGAAVGKVVFTAEEAEEMAEIGEKTILVRTETSPEDIGGMAAAQGVLTVRGGMTSHAAVVGRGMGKPCVVGCGEITIDTKNNLFMVNGQIVKKHDYITIDGSTGNVIIGKVDLIDAEINEDLKQILLWADEIRTLGVRTNADTPADASLARELGAEGIGLCRTEHMFFGEDRIPVVREMIMAEDEKTRKKALKKLLPMQKEDFLGIFRSMEGLPVTIRLLDPPLHEFLPDKEELDAKLRELEASGDCGKIEEVKKLIQRVTSLKELNPMLGHRGCRLGITYPEIYNMQVRAIMEAACELANEGVKVIPEIMIPLVGLVKELSVTREDVRKMAETVMAEKGVKIDYKVGTMIELPRAAITADQIAKEADFFSFGTNDLTQTTFGFSRDDVSKFVPIYQKAGILEHDPFAVLDQEGVGEIMKIGIEKARSVKPDLKMGICGEHGGEPRSICFAHEIGLDYVSCSPYRVPIARLVAAQSTIRMKNKK, from the coding sequence TTGTCCAAATTCGTATATTTTTTTGGAAAGGATGTAACTGATGGCAACGGTAGTATGAAAGACTTACTTGGAGGTAAGGGCGCAGGCCTTGCCGAGATGGCAAATCTTGGAGTGCCAGTACCGCCAGGTTTTACAATAACAACCGAAGTTTGCGTACTTTATTTAAAGGAAAAGAAATATCCTGACGAAGTACTCAAACAGATCGATGAAGCAATTGATAAGCTAGAGACCTTAAATAACAAAAAATTGGGGGACCCAGAAGACCCGCTTCTTGTTTCTGTAAGGTCCGGAGCCAGGGTATCCATGCCGGGGATGATGGATACCGTCCTTAACCTTGGGCTTACGGACAAATCTGTTATCGGGCTCGCAAATAAGGTCAATGACGAAAGATTTGCTTACGATTGCTACCGCAGATTTATCTCCATGTTTGGAGATGTGGTTCTGGGAGTTGACTTCAGCAAGTTCGAGTCCCTTATTGAGGACAAGAAAAAAGAACTTAAAGTTGAGTCAGATACCGATCTCGATGCAAAAGCCCTGAAAGAACTGGCTGAGAGATTCAAGGAGGTAATCAGACTCGAAAAAGGATTCGAATTCCCCCAGGACCCAAGAGTTCAGCTTCAGATGGCAATTAACGCTGTTTTTGAGTCTTGGAATAATCCGAGAGCCATCACTTACAGAAAGCTTAATGGGATTGATGACAGCTGGGGTACAGCTGTTAATGTACAGACTATGGTTTACGGGAACAGAGGAAACACCTCAGGTACAGGAGTTGCTTTTACAAGAAACCCGTCGACAGGAGAAAAGAAGTTCTTCGGAGAGTACCTTATCAACGCACAGGGTGAAGATGTTGTTGCAGGCATCCGGACGCCCGACTTCATTGACACTCTTGGAGATAAAATCCCTGAAGCATATAATCAGCTTGTTGATATCTGCCAGAAGCTTGAAGCCCACTTCAAGGATATGCAGGATATAGAATTTACCATCCAGGAAGGAAAACTCTATATGCTGCAGACCAGAACAGGGAAACGCACAGCTGCCGCAGCCGTTAAGATAGCAAAGGATATGGTAGAAGAAGGGCTAATTGATAAGGAAACTGCAATCACCAGGGTTAAAGCCGAGCATATTGACCTTCTCCTGCACCCGAGAATTGATCCTAATGCAAAACTTGAAGTAGTTGCAAGGGGACTTCCTGCATCTCCCGGAGCTGCCGTAGGAAAAGTTGTGTTTACTGCAGAAGAAGCTGAAGAAATGGCTGAGATTGGAGAAAAGACAATTCTCGTCCGAACTGAAACCTCTCCTGAAGATATCGGGGGAATGGCAGCTGCTCAGGGCGTACTTACCGTGCGCGGAGGTATGACCTCTCACGCGGCAGTAGTCGGAAGAGGTATGGGCAAGCCCTGCGTTGTGGGGTGCGGAGAAATCACAATCGATACAAAGAATAATCTCTTCATGGTAAATGGTCAGATTGTCAAAAAGCACGATTATATCACCATTGACGGAAGTACGGGCAATGTAATTATTGGGAAAGTGGACCTGATTGACGCTGAAATAAATGAAGATCTGAAGCAGATTCTTCTATGGGCTGATGAAATCAGGACTCTCGGAGTGAGAACAAACGCAGACACTCCTGCAGATGCAAGTCTTGCACGTGAGTTAGGGGCTGAAGGTATAGGGCTTTGCAGGACTGAGCACATGTTCTTCGGAGAAGACAGGATTCCCGTAGTAAGGGAAATGATAATGGCAGAAGATGAGAAAACCAGGAAGAAAGCTCTCAAAAAATTACTTCCTATGCAGAAGGAAGACTTCCTTGGCATTTTCCGCTCCATGGAAGGTCTGCCTGTAACCATCAGGCTGCTTGACCCGCCCCTCCATGAGTTCCTTCCTGACAAGGAAGAGCTGGATGCAAAGCTAAGGGAGCTTGAAGCCTCAGGTGACTGCGGAAAGATCGAAGAGGTAAAAAAGCTCATCCAGCGTGTGACTTCCCTCAAAGAACTCAATCCTATGCTTGGCCACAGGGGATGCAGACTCGGAATAACCTATCCGGAAATCTATAATATGCAGGTGCGTGCAATTATGGAAGCAGCATGTGAACTTGCAAACGAGGGAGTCAAGGTGATTCCTGAGATTATGATACCGCTCGTAGGCCTGGTAAAAGAGCTTTCCGTCACCCGGGAAGATGTCCGCAAGATGGCAGAAACGGTCATGGCCGAGAAAGGCGTAAAGATCGATTACAAAGTTGGAACAATGATTGAGCTGCCCAGGGCTGCAATTACTGCAGATCAGATTGCAAAGGAAGCAGATTTCTTCTCCTTCGGAACAAACGACCTGACCCAAACAACCTTCGGGTTCAGCCGCGACGATGTTTCCAAATTTGTACCAATCTATCAGAAGGCAGGAATTCTCGAGCACGACCCATTTGCAGTCCTTGACCAGGAAGGCGTTGGCGAGATAATGAAAATCGGTATAGAAAAAGCCCGCTCCGTCAAACCCGATCTCAAAATGGGAATTTGCGGAGAACACGGCGGAGAGCCGAGATCCATCTGTTTCGCTCATGAGATAGGTCTCGACTATGTAAGCTGCTCCCCTTACAGAGTTCCTATTGCAAGACTCGTAGCTGCCCAGAGCACAATTAGAATGAAAAATAAAAAATAA